From one Solanum lycopersicum chromosome 12, SLM_r2.1 genomic stretch:
- the LOC101266104 gene encoding protein NEGATIVE GRAVITROPIC RESPONSE OF ROOTS: protein MKFFNWMHNKLNGGQGSRRSNAMPITTNHNINEEFKDWPDSLLSIGTFGNRSSDLKEQSKLHVKDDELTSYSSSPELAEFTSEEVEKLQKELTKLLSRKPPPTASNSEFVDIKNGAANADDILPLDRFLNCPSSLEVDRRVNSSRFSSVNYSYDYDEEEIDRTIRVIIGRCKDVCRKQSKKKSIGMKSISFLLKKMLVCTKGGFAPAPNLRDTFPESRMEKLLRTMLSKKIHPQNAPRTSTKRYLEEKHAQREEKEEKKREENSYDGSKWVKTDSEFIVLEI from the exons atgaag TTCTTTAATTGGATGCATAACAAGCTCAATGGTGGACAAGGAAGTAGGAGGTCTAATGCTATGCCAATTACTACAA ATCATAATATAAATGAAGAATTCAAAGATTGGCCAGATTCGTTGTTATCAATTGGAACTTTTGGCAATAGAAGCAGTGATCTCAAAGAACAGAGCAAATTACACGTGAAAGACGATGAACTaacttcttattcttcttctccaGAATTAGCAGAATTCACGTCTGAAGAAGTCGAGAAGTTACAGAAGGAGTTAACAAAGTTACTATCACGAAAACCACCACCAACTGCTAGTAATTCTGAGTTTGTTGACATCAAGAACGGCGCTGCCAATGCTGATGATATCCTTCCGTTGGACAGATTTCTTAATTGTCCATCGAGCTTGGAAGTTGATCGTAGGGTTAATTCCAGTAGATTTAGCAGTGTTAATTACTCGTACGATTACGACGAGGAAGAAATCGACAGAACAATAAGAGTAATTATAGGTAGATGCAAGGATGTTTGTAGAAAACAGAGCAAAAAGAAATCAATTGGGATGAAATCAATTTCTTTCCTTCTCAAGAAAATGCTTGTTTGTACAAAGGGTGGTTTTGCTCCCGCTCCCAATTTACGTGACACATTTCCCGAATCAAGAATGGAGAAG ctTTTGAGGACAATGCTTTCCAAGAAAATACatccccaaaatgcccctcgAACATCAACAAAGAGATATTTAGAGGAAAAACATGCACaaagagaagagaaagaagagaaaaaaagagaggaaaataGTTATGATGGATCTAAATGGGTGAAGACTGATTCTGAAT ttaTCGTCTTGGAAATATAG